A genomic window from Agrobacterium tumefaciens includes:
- a CDS encoding DUF1402 family protein, producing the protein MSLFAKITRTATVIMTLACLPSYAVAQQMTVVPPGNRSAQQPEIPQASAIRTKAFYTTYEEKFGKTIDLLNSEPALLSKIKKAAAAYGIDPIHIVGAIVGEHTFNVSAVDRLQTYYVKAISYAELDIRFSYNGVSLKTFLQRPEFRSCEPLPTTSEQWSCRDTVWDEDFRGKVVDGARYEAISFQRAFFQPFYAGQTFGLGQISPLTALQVTDLVNRTSGLPKLTAERPKEIYHDVMDPDRSIIYIAAILRDSIDAYREKGFDISGNPGITATLYNVGQPRRRAERLRAAVDAGAKTRLPVENYYGWLINDRLDILKNILDGKGVDQRTTSDIGEKTR; encoded by the coding sequence ATGAGCCTGTTTGCGAAGATCACCCGCACAGCCACCGTCATCATGACGCTGGCCTGCCTTCCTTCTTACGCCGTCGCGCAGCAGATGACTGTCGTTCCTCCCGGAAATCGCTCCGCCCAGCAGCCGGAAATACCACAAGCCTCGGCGATCCGGACCAAGGCTTTCTACACAACCTACGAGGAAAAGTTCGGCAAGACGATTGATCTCCTGAACAGCGAGCCCGCCCTTCTCAGCAAGATCAAGAAGGCAGCAGCGGCCTATGGCATCGATCCGATACATATTGTCGGCGCCATCGTCGGAGAACATACCTTCAACGTCTCGGCCGTGGACCGCCTGCAGACCTATTACGTCAAGGCGATTTCCTACGCCGAACTCGATATCAGGTTCAGCTATAATGGCGTTTCCCTGAAGACATTCCTCCAGCGGCCGGAATTCCGGTCCTGCGAGCCGCTTCCCACCACCTCCGAACAATGGAGCTGCCGCGACACCGTCTGGGATGAGGACTTTCGCGGCAAGGTCGTGGATGGTGCGAGATACGAGGCCATCTCGTTCCAGCGTGCCTTCTTCCAGCCGTTTTATGCGGGGCAGACCTTTGGACTTGGCCAGATCAGCCCGCTGACGGCCCTGCAGGTCACCGATCTCGTAAACAGGACAAGCGGCCTGCCGAAACTCACGGCGGAGAGGCCGAAGGAAATCTACCACGACGTTATGGATCCCGACCGCAGCATCATCTACATCGCCGCCATCCTCAGGGATTCCATCGATGCCTACCGGGAAAAGGGCTTCGATATCTCAGGTAATCCCGGAATTACCGCGACGCTCTACAATGTCGGCCAGCCAAGGCGGCGCGCCGAACGCCTTCGGGCAGCCGTGGATGCGGGCGCAAAAACCCGCCTGCCGGTTGAAAATTATTATGGATGGCTGATCAACGACCGCCTCGATATCCTGAAAAACATTCTTGACGGCAAGGGCGTCGACCAGCGGACGACATCGGACATCGGCGAAAAAACGCGATAA